A single window of Nicotiana sylvestris chromosome 5, ASM39365v2, whole genome shotgun sequence DNA harbors:
- the LOC138868700 gene encoding uncharacterized protein, whose translation MSVTDYFFKLRDFWDEFDALMPCHGCLCSESKKYAQHFEYHRLLQFLIGLNESYSKSRSQIMMIYPIPSINKAYSLLIDQESQRSLANFTQTNHTTEGIEGVVFYRSKNSTSTGGYFKFIKNQVQCEFCHYKGHIKENRYKLHGYPSDSKGKKKGQNSGVYTNNVSGLVFPNADETGNQQGSYGTQSGIQQVQHAYMPQFAQTTPNNSPAAPFFTKEQYQQILQMLAKENEEGPESSSKLAAAGTLITLISNFLKQNWIIDTGASNHMTSQLDALTSCQSIPSSKKCKVQLPTGNVVYVSHKGTSSDLYSGQVNGIGKEEHGLYILQGGLSQNSTATPINKYVHTTILTDSKCIVISGGHIGFPHIVVRACPSIVDKFSSRAISAAFLGYSSSQKGYVLKAFFFSSMCHLQKKPSHVSTPYYHPNPEGDITDNAVPGDTPLKADLDAATPSAVATLPDVVPIQRKTKPGAHPSKTPIGCRWIFKIKYKASEVVERYKARLVAKGYSQKEGLDYSETFSPVAKMVTVRSIVALAASQHWMIYQMDVHNAFLNGDLVEEVYHFVYVDDLIITWNNDKSLYDTSAKFQKKFKMKDLWELKFFLGIEFARSKERILMCQRKYALELISETGLGGAKPSGTPLELNQKFTSVKYDKCIQNFKQEGDQELKNPSCYQRLVGRLLYLTMTRPDIAFAVQVLSQYMHCPKVSHMEAALKVVRYIAPGLGLLMPAESIDKLIAYCDSNWGSFRVKEIKKKYVKAEYVHTKDQLPDLLTNSLEKFQHDQLLNKLGVKNVYKPSA comes from the exons ATGTCTGTTACTGACTACTTCTTCAAGCTGAGAGACTTTTGGGATGAGTTTGATGCATTAATGCCCTGTCATGGTTGTCTTTGTTCTGAATCAAAGAAATATGCCCAACACTTTGAGTATCACAGGCTACTACAGTTTCTGATAGGATTGAATGAGTCCTACTCAAAGTCAAGGAGTCAGATCATGATGATATATCCAATTCCTAGCATCAACAAAGCCTACTCACTACTGATTGATCAAGAGAGCCAAAGGAGTCTGGCTAATTTCACTCAGACTAATCACACTACTGAAGGCATAGAAGGAGTTGTGTTCTATCGTAGTAAAAACTCAACAAGTACAGGTGGATACTTCAAGTTTATAAAGAATCAAGTGCAATGTGAATTTTGTCATTACAAGGGGCACATAAAGGAGAATCGCTACAAACTTCATGGCTATCCATCAGACTCCAAGGGAAAGAAGAAAGGGCAGAACTCTGGAGTGTATACAAATAATGTGAGTGGTTTAGTGTTTCCAAATGCTGATGAAACTGGCAATCAACAAGGTTCTTATGGAACTCAATCAGGAATACAGCAGGTTCAGCATGCCTACATGCCTCAGTTTGCTCAGACCACTCCTAACAATAGTCCTGCTGCTCCTTTCTTCACCAAAGAGCAGTATCAACAAATACTTCAGATGCTAGCCAAAGAGAATGAAGAGGGTCCAGAATCATCCAGCAAGTTAGCTGCTGCAGGTACTCTAATTACTCTAATATCCAACTTTCTCAAGCAAAACTGGATTATAGACACAGGAGCCTCAAATCATATGACTTCTCAACTTGATGCTCTTACTTCTTGTCAGTCCATTCCTAGTTCAAAGAAGTGCAAGGTCCAATTACCTACTGGCAATGTAGTATATGTATCACATAAAGGAACCTCCTCA GATCTCTACAGTGGTCAGGTGAATGGGATTGGTAAGGAGGAGCATGGCTTATACATACTTCAAGGAGGACTATCACAGAATTCTACAGCAACACCAATCAATAAGTATGTTCACACAACCATCTTAACTGATTCTAAA TGCATTGTGATATCTGGAGGCCATATAGGGTTCCCTCACATAGTGGTAAGAG CATGCCCTAGCATTGTTGACAAGTTCTCATCAAGAGCTATTTCTGCTGCCTTCCTTGGCTACTCTTCTTCTCAAAAGGGATATGTTTT GAAGGCATTTTTCTTTTCAAGCATGTGTCATCTTCAG AAGAAGCCTTCTCATGTGTCCACTCCTTACTACCATCCAAATCCTGAAGGTGATATCACAGATAATGCAGTTCCTGGTGATACTCCCCTTAAGGCTGATCTTGATGCTGCAACACCTAGTGCAGTGGCTACCTTACCTGATGTTGTTCCTATTCAG AGGAAAACAAAACCTGGAGCACATCCTAGCAAAACTCCTATAGGTTGCAGGTGGATATTCAAAATTAAGTACAAGGCTTCAGAAGTAGTTGAAAGATACAAGGCCAGACTGGTTGCCAAAGGCTACAGTCAAAAGGAAGGTTTAGACTATAGTGAAACCTTCTCCCCTGTGGCTAAAATGGTTACAGTTAGGTCCATTGTGGCTCTTGCTGCATCTCAGCATTGGATGATTTACCAGATGGATGTTCATAATGCATTCCTAAATGGTGATTTGGTTGAAGAAGT TTATCATTTTGTGTATGTGGATGACTTGATAATCACATGGAACAATGATAAGTCACTTTATGACACCAGCGCAAAGTTTCAGAAGAAGTTCAAGATGAAGGACTTATGGGAGTTGAAATTCTTCCTTGGAATTGAGTTTGCCAGATCAAAGGAAAGAATTCTTATGTGTCAAAGAAAGTATGCACTTGAGTTGATATCTGAAACAGGTTTAGGTGGAGCAAAGCCTTCTGGTACACCATTGGAGTTGAATCAAAAATTCACATCTGTAAAGTATGACAAGTGCATTCAGAACTTCAAACAAGAAGGTGATCAGGAGCTCAAAAATCCTAGTTGTTACCAAAGGCTTGTTGGAAGGTTGTTATATCTTACCATGACCAGACCAGACATTGCTTTTGCAGTGCAGGTTCTAAGTCAGTATATGCATTGTCCCAAGGTGTCACACATGGAAGCTGCTCTCAAAGTAGTCAGATACATCGCACCAGGCCTGGGGCTACTTATGCCTGCAGAAAGTATAGACAAGCTGATTGCTTACTGTGACTCTAATTGGGGGTCTTTTAGAGTCAAGGAGATCA AGAAAAAGTATGTAAAGGCAGAGTACGTGCATACTAAAGACCAACTACCAGATCTACTTACAAATAGTTTGGAGAAGTTTCAACATGATCAACTGCTGAACAAATTAGGAGTGAAGAATGTGTATAAACCatcagcttga